In Ignavibacteria bacterium, a genomic segment contains:
- a CDS encoding YgiT-type zinc finger protein produces the protein MKREYDDCFFCGGKVEEKLLPREIRWQNRLFVFENVPLGVCKQCGEKVIKPEIAKQIDRILQEKKKPTKTIQVPVYSFDYGTV, from the coding sequence ATGAAAAGAGAATATGACGATTGTTTTTTTTGCGGCGGTAAAGTAGAAGAAAAATTACTGCCCCGTGAGATCAGATGGCAGAATCGATTATTTGTTTTTGAGAATGTCCCCCTAGGAGTATGTAAGCAGTGCGGAGAGAAAGTCATAAAACCTGAAATTGCCAAGCAAATTGATCGTATTCTTCAAGAGAAGAAAAAGCCAACAAAAACAATCCAAGTTCCCGTATATTCTTTTGATTACGGAACTGTTTAA
- a CDS encoding DUF4258 domain-containing protein, with amino-acid sequence MTSITPEFIREEILRQNYEISIHADDERINEQLTISQLELALTKCEIIEEYPNDPRGESCLVLGFTSENKPIHIVCGKNRSGHLILITVYSPEMPKWKDPYTRNKKD; translated from the coding sequence ATGACGAGCATTACTCCAGAGTTTATACGTGAAGAGATTCTCCGCCAGAATTACGAAATCTCAATTCATGCAGACGATGAACGGATTAACGAACAGCTTACAATTTCTCAATTGGAGCTAGCTTTGACAAAGTGTGAAATCATAGAAGAATATCCAAACGACCCAAGAGGTGAAAGTTGTTTGGTTCTTGGCTTCACCAGTGAAAATAAACCTATTCATATTGTGTGCGGCAAGAATCGTTCAGGACATTTAATTTTGATCACTGTTTATTCTCCTGAAATGCCAAAATGGAAAGACCCTTATACAAGAAACAAAAAGGATTAA